The region atgtatatacaaaacatgaaaaaatatctgtGATTATAGTGAccaacacaattattcaaccaAGCTGAGAATAGATTTTAAGGAACATATGATGGATGATTAAAGACCCCACAGCCCGGTTATCCATCCTCcatttatcttatttcattaaaGGATACGACAATGGTGATCCATTTTTAGAACGCATTTCTTACAAATGCTACAATGATGTGTTCTCGGTGGTTTCGGACTGATACATTTCTTACATACGGAAACAGTTTCAggaatcatctgaaaatacaaCGGATAGAATAAGAACAGTACTGGTATCCAATTTGATAGTAAGTAAGTAAGTATTTTATTCACATAATAGATTGATACAAAGCATTTAAGTATACatcagggtccgatctaaggaatgaaggccacttgcccggggggcaagcatatctgaaatttcgcttgccccctccaaaagctacttgccccacacaggcagtccgattggtggcacAACCTTCCGTTGAATCGAGTGGGAAAATAGCTTTgagacataaaattgcactagcccgggggacaagtgataatgataacttaCTTGCCctgaatatacttgtcccgggcaatcggacaagtgcttagatcggaccctgtacatgtataataaaaaacagtgtagtaataaattatgCGAGGGGTTAGGAAAAGCCAAATTAACGGCTTAAATGAGTCCTTTCCCCTCCACAACATACACATCTTCTCACACCCTTTCCCAGCAATCATTCAATCATTACACAATCATACTAGAAATGTAGCATAATAGATCTAACCAAAAGTTATTAGATCTATTATGTGAAAAAAATCGATACAAATAGAGTGTATTCTAATTTGAATCATACCTCGCTTGGTGAGCCCGGATTGGTAAATACTGCCATTAGATAGTTGAATACAAGATTTACCAACAACCAATGTCCAAAAACGAGATGATAAATAGTCCAGCCGATGCTGTGATAATATTTTTGCGGTAAGAGACACATGTAGAATATGACGACAACTGATGCAGTTAGACATACTACTAACAGGACAAATAACTGAAACAAGAAATATTCGAAActacattatcaaaattatataGAACAAAAACATTCACATCATTTCGAATACTTACAGGGCCTAAATATTTAGTGAAGTTATCGACGCACCAATACATAGGTTCCATAGCGACATCAACCGCTACTTCTGTTGATgtgaatgaattgaaacacAAGGAATGCATCGTCAGTTTTAGAATTGCCAATTTTCTCGTTAAACGGAAGCAGATGTAATCAAAGTGGCGACCGATCGTACAGCGAAATATCGGCATCCTTGCCATAACAAGACAGATACTCTGAAATAGaagggggtcattcatttattacgtacgcattaggggaggaggggtcagtgcaattgcgtactgtaatgcttaatgtatacgaaaaaatggcagattttgcgtacagagggggagggggggttgaaaaattcaaatttcatgcgtacgtaattAATAAATGATCCCAAGGTTAGTTTTAAGGCaggtgatattttgccaatgcggcaTTATTCCTGTTAACGCTATTTTGACTATTGCtcgttctgattggcttattTACACGGTGCATGAACACTAAAGTGCGCGActtaaaaaattcaaagaaagtgtggagaacagagtAAGAAAAAATAGACCAGATAGAGCAGTATTCAAACCTGTGCCAGCAAATTGCTAAATTTAGGGTAACGTCTTTCCACTAGACCACTGAGGCTTATTGAATCCCACTTAACGTTTTAACTACAATGTATCGCACTcgacctaaccctaaccctggCTGTAAAATGGACCCTAACTAAACCTACTACTAGTAAACCCTAATACCAATGGTTAATAAAACCCtaaacaataaaataatttcattgccATTCCAATAGTTTGCCTCATTTTATATAATCCATTGGGAAAATATTATTTACACGTATAAtgccgcattggcaaaatatccacttcctaGTTTTTAAGTGGGAAGTAAAATAGAGGAATaaaatcctttaatttgattttatttgacaGCTATCTCTGATGGTGGTTAATTGGGCAACTTCAACATAATTACAGCAACTGATTACAAGCAAACGATACTTTTCTGAATGAGTTAATTGTAGAGTACAACAGTTATTCATTTAATCATTCGCCCCTATTTGCAAAGGGGTAATTTTAAGTAGTTTACGCGTTGTTTTCTTCCTCAATTAAAACATCGCCGCCACGACCTTGAGAGTAGAAGGTTACATGGCAAGTGGggattcaattcattttattgctagaaatatcaaaatctgtaAAATGTCTCACATATTATGCCGTGGTGGTGACAGTAAtagaaataatccaatttacAGTGAAATAATTATCAGATTCTGCTTATTGTTCGTATTCATGTAAGTTTTGAGgaaaattgattatgaataattaggccaacataataaattaattaggCAAAAAAGTAGTATTGCTTTGCTGACTGAATGTTTTGTTAAAATTTTTCTTACCCACTGACACTTACTAAACTATGATATTCGCtgcatttttttaatttgtcGCCTCTTGACTACAATATATTAATGACAGAAGTCTAGTCTgcagaaataaaagatattttttaatttcatatattttgcaACATCTTCATTTCTAACCCACCCTTCTGCTGgtatcttcaatttcaaactCTCTCTCCTTTTTTTTCAGTGCCACCGAATTTTTAGAACCAGTGAAGAGAGTGATACAGCCAGAGGAATGGTGGTTATACCGAAATCCAACTACTCCTAGTTATGTGTCGGCATTTCATCTTTGGGTATGTCTAAGTAGACTGCAATTACTTTAACACTGGGTATAAATCAGCTATATCTATCACACTGCCAGTAATAACACTATgatcattttatgtttcatagattTTGGTGTGTTCAATTCCTTCCATTGTGATTGTATGTTGGACACTTAAATCAAGAAATTTAAATGATTGTTTCCAGGCATGTCTAGGTAAAGTACTCAAGATTTGAATCGAGATATAAACATGCTGATTTAGGtatattattttcttataCTTGTTTGTATCATTCCAGCTGCATCTCTTGGTTTATTGTTGAATGGTATCATCACTAATTGCATCAAACTAATTGCAGGAAGGTAAAATATATGCATGTTACTTTGCACTGGGATCGGACAGTAAAGCTTGCTTGGCTTCCCTCTCCATTTTGTCAACCAActattttataatattttttgtcatAGACCTTAGACACAGGAGTATGAACTCTTGTctcttgatattttcagacCTCGTCCAGATTTCTTCTACCGATGTTTTCCTGATGGAGTCTTGAAGAAAAGTTCTAATGGTTTATAtctattcaatgaaatatgtacAGGAAGTCGTAGGATGTTGAACGAAGGGAGGAAAAGTTTTCCAAGCGGTCATTCATCATGTAAGATGATCCAGTactttataataatatataataataatcaataattagtGCTTATATAGCGCCTTTCCAATGAATGCTCAAAGCGCTGTCACTCAATTATTACCCAGCTTCTGTTACCAATCCAGTACATTCTTACTCTTACTTTAGTCTAATCACTACCTATATCTGTTAGAGTTCATAATAATGGGtgcaatgtttttattttcagttgcaTTCGCCACTTTTGGGTTTGTTACGTTATTCTTAGCCGGAAAGTTGAGAATATTTCACCGCGAAGGTAGAAGAAACTCACTACGACTTATAGCCGTCATACTTCCATTACTTATAGCTACGATTATTGCTTTATCGAGAACAATTGACTATCATCATCACTGGCAAGGTAAAAACCTTAGTAACATCTACGAGCAATGATCCGaaatgattgctcgtaggtaaCATGGAATAGGTACAGATGTTTTTCTAAGCTATGTATAAGTTGTTATTTTTCGACTATTGTAGATGTAATGGTTGGTTCTATATTGGGTTCAGTGATTATGTACTTGagttatcatcattattatccgACTGCTTTCCATTCTCATTGCGAAACACCACACTGTCAGCCGACGCGTAAGAAATGCGACTCCGATCAACAAATCGTGTAAATTATATAGATTTATAGATATCATATATAGATTACTAGTCATTTacatatttgattattataaaTGTATACTCTGTTGGTTgtatgatatatttatttgaatcTCCTAAGTAAATAAAGTACATTTATTAAACTGAAAATCAGTCTCGATACATGTATCACTGGGTTATTCAATTTTTGTAACTGAATGCTTGGTTCTTCTCAACCGATCGTTAATACTGGTTATTTTCTCTGGCGAAACCCAAATATATGCCCTCCCCTTTCCTCTGGTGTCGTTTTGTGGTTTTAAACCCAAATGGTTTAGGACTGGTCAGCATCCCCAACTTACTGGTTTATCCAAGACAGAAATTTCAGCCAGACTAAGAAAGAACTGCATACAAAAACTACTGTTCTTCAAAACAACCTGTGCGctataaatgatttattctaCAACAAGACGTATACATCCTTCAGGTTTAACGCGGAGTTGAGGAAAGCGTGTTTCCGTCATACAACGAAGCTAAGCGGAATTATTCACTTTCGAATTCGCTCGTTCAAAGTTTAATGTATGATTGTAAATCCTTCAAGAATTTCAAATAAAGCGAATGTTCGTAAGCTGTACAATGTTCTACCATATTATTAATGAACTGATCATCGATCCCTTGATCTTCTAAACGCCGGATTAGGTTATCATACAATTgctgaaaatagaatcagtattTTTCGTTAAGTTTATTCCGAGCAATAATCTGTCTAGATACAGTTTTAAAACCCTGATTCGATGAGTAATTAATCTGTACAACAGTATCTTGATAGGGTATGTGTAAATATCATTGTATAGGCTGATCCAAAATAATATTGTAGTAAGGATATGACAAGGGCTGATCCAAAATAAATAGTGCCTGAATCGTATAGTTACTGCTACAAGTTTCGATTTGGTCAATGTAATAATAGTATAGATAGATACCTCATCCATAATAGCAGTAGAGACATGATAATTCTTATCTTTCCATTCGCCATCATGAATACAAACTTCATCAATAGTTATCAAATCagctaaaacaaacaaattaaaaacataaatacatgtatatttgtatACTAATACATGGTACCAAGAGATCattcattcctggatataatgAGTTTTGAAGgagtaaatttcaaatttttgagGAGTGTCTGCTTCATCGCTCTCATATCgcaattacagtagactcctcctaaatcggtactgttttATCTCTGTAAAGCATTAATTTGGTGGTCATGTAAACCAATTTTTACCCTTTACATATAAACTTGGTTTCAGTAACCGCCTAATTGGGTTAAAAATCCAGGCCCCAACTGTATAGATTTAGGGGTAGTCTACTGAAAAATtacaaactagacaaaaatttataattgcctatttctcaaaattgaagtagTTTTGAGTATCATTACTGTTAGACAAACTAGATATCGATTTAAACAACTGTCATCATTTTCTTTCTGACGTTTCTAAgattttgacattttgttcaaatttaaGAGTTTCAAGCATCTTTAAtagcattttccattttaaaaggagtttttaaggaatcacgGAGCTGTAGGGACCCTATAATAAATTTAAGATATCTACGTCAAATGATCAATAAACTGCACCGTACCATAACTGTCAACGCTTGCACTAAATTCACCGTTGTCTTGAGGCATCGAATCATCGGTAAAACTGCACGTGAGAGACAAAGTTTTACCGTCCTTTTTCATATCTACAACAAATGATGGCTGACACGCCATCTATACGAAATAAACAGAATTAACAGCAGCCACACTTAAAACAGGGTTTGAGGCTGGATCCCTGCCCTGGACCAACTTTAATAATCATTAACTTTGATGTTTGTTGAAATCTTAAATAGCAATGGAATGCGAAGTGAGATAATGCTCAAGTTGAACAGATTTTCGTACTCTGAAAGATCTAACTTCACTTACATCTTCgatttcatcattattttcttgaTGATCGTTTGAATCTTTACCAAATGAAGGTGCAGCATCAACTGCATTGTTTACATTGACTGTTACTAGAATCCTGAAAACGAATTCAAGCTTGAATTGAAGAATGTTTGGAATACATCGTAAGCAATTTACATGCTACATTAGCCCTTACTACTTACTCTTCACCAGATGAACTTTTTTTCGAGAAAATGATCTCTGCTCCATTTGTTTCAACTTTAAAATCACCAACTTTGTCCGACCAAGATTTCTGTTTTTGAACTTCATATTTGATTTCCTTGTCTAGAAATTCAAGTATTGTCGATTCCCCGCCTGAAGTGAACAGTTAAATTGTGtttagattaataataattgacaAGACCTCGCCTACAAATTTATGTATTATAAAACTACTAATTCTACAATTTCGAATACAGGAATTTAATAAGAAACTGGCTCGGCTGCAAAAAAACTTTATAAGAATAACTTGTTGATGGTTAATATTTGCAGTAGTGAACTCACtcgaatttgatttttgttgtcTGCCCGAATTGTGAATACCGCAGCAGCCACAGGGTAGTAATTTCGTACTCGTACTTAGGCATGAATGGCCGAGAAGCGGTGCCGCTAGCCGGTGTCCGGGACGGACAGCGTGCTGCTGCTGTGCGGGGATGGAGAGCGCCGCCGGTACGCTGCTGTAGCAAGAAAAGCTCTTGACAACACATTTATTTGATCTGGGTATGACCCGCAGAATACTGCGGAGTACCGTGTGGCTCGTCGACATCAATGACATCCTATAAAGTATAAATTTGAGCTGACTGACTCGTTCAATTTTCTGAATATTCCAATCGTAAAAATCATACGAGCTAAAAAAAACGGAAGTGGCAATTGAGTTCAATTGCGCGTGCGCTCAGGGGTATTTGTAAAATCAGAAATGTCAAATGAGTGAagaaatttataattttttactTGATCAAAAATGCTAAATACTAATCAAAATTCAAGTATAATCTCATGatctttatttttatgtattcTTATATTAGATGCGAAATATTTGTGCCACGTTTAAAATGATCTTCGATAGAATTACTATCCGAAATTGCCGCAGCCTATAGTTGCCAAGTGCGTGATAAAAAGCCAGGTGCTACTTTTAAATCAACTCATTTTGAGATAATTAaccagaaaaagctatttgaaaatactaaaatcaattgattttaagaaaatagaaaattttgtAGATATGAATGTcaaataactaaattaaaGTGAATTAGCTGAGAACTATTTACCGGGCACGTAATGTACTTGTTTACATGACAGCTGTTAATAGGCAACACTTCCGGGTTCGAAATTTTGACAACTTTTTCATACAAATGTTCCGAAATTTCAGAAGCTTCGATTTTTCCTGCCTTTATTGACAATATGGATGCGAACATCAGATCACTCCTGAAAAATGCATCATCCACAGGTGCGTGTAATATCGAAATCCCCAGTTTGCTAATAAGAAActtatgaaattgaaaactaaGTCAAAGAGATAAAAAATTTGGTCCATCCATCCATTTCCAGCCATATAACATAGGCATAATATTTTCTTCATTGACATTCAAGACCAAGTTGACAAGTTCAGTTATTTCAGACACTCATATTTCAATCACATCTGTCCTGACAAGAAGGAACTCgttctaatgtctatttattaatggatgagacctgtttttcttggatattttgcttactttttggggtacatacctcatttatgtctttacacaatgccaaaaatcgcggacaacaactgaatatccgatatatttccagttctgtaccaattagatggattggcaaaaagactccttaagtccaattgaatgagagagaaaatcctccattttgtgaaatttcttgaatttttacattgtcaccatgcctacgaaatgaagttatttttcttgtggggtctcaacaactaaatcagggtggcgaaggcatggtaacaatgttcaaatccaagaaatttgacaaaatggaggattttctctctcattcaactggacttaaggagtctttttgtcaatccatctaattggtacagaactggaaatatatcggatattcagttgttgtccgcgatttttggcattctgttaagacataaatgaggtatgtaccccaaaaagtaaacaaaatatcccagaaaaacaggtctcatcaattaataaatagacattaactAAATTTTAGACCCTCAGATTCAGAAGGGCACTAATCTATTCTAAAAGAGACATTATTGTTGCTCTATAAATTTAATCGAAAAAGGGCAAATTTcaccaaaaatctaaaaaaggcaCAAGCAAATTAAATGTGAAGGCATGATACCAATGAATGGCACGCAAACTCAAACTCGCTCGCTGGGCATTCATACTAGCCCTTTTTAaagttggtgcccttttttcactgtgctgtagtcactgtatggccctggatccgcgcctgaccCTTAACTCTAATAACAAACTAAAAGTGAGTAATGATGGTAAATTATTATGTGTTCTGTGTTTTAGGGAAAGGTCAGACCGTTGCTGATTACCTTAATGAGGCATATTTACTTCTCAAAAATTATGCAGAAACACAACCAACCCTTGATGCACCAGAATCGTTCAGTGCTGACCTTTATGTCCTTTGTGCTGAAACTGCCTTTCAGGTAATAGCAACTACTTTTACatttattcgttttgaaaatcctgatttcaattgttttatgaatattgtattaTGATAATTGTAGAAAGGGAAGAAAGAAATTGCAAAAGACTGTTTGAAGATGTACTTCATGAAGAATCAGCCAGCTAACCAGTTTCTCTGCAGGGCATACCTGTGTCAGGCCCAGTTACTCGCACCAGATACAGCCAATGACCCTGTGAGTATTATCCATGTGATATTCTGTTTCCGGGAAGTCATTTTGTTGAGTCTTGATTagcatttcaaattttgtagGATCAACTCGAATCTGCAGTTGTGTATCTGATTAAAGCGATTAGTTTTGCTAAGGAAAACCCGAGGTAGGTTTCTTGATTCGCACtataattaactttaatatcaaatagatgatttagtcGAGGTTTCACTTTTTCACTTTATtgaaggtatcattttttggtGTACAATGCCTCTGTGCTGTACTGGCAATTTTGTCGTCCGTTTCTAAAAACCGGATATCGTCAGTATTTATCGACGAGTCTGCATCACGTTGTGAAAGCTTTAGATGACATCGATGATCGAGATTATGAATGGAGAGCACAGCTTGTCATGTGAGTAAAAactttctttatttcatcatgACTTAAATTGAACAAATAGTGATAAGAATGTTGCATATTACAATTGATAGGCCTAAATGATAAAGATGGTTTCCTTGAGATCATTGTCACGTGACTAGAGTCTCttattttgtgttttatattttgaatttaattcagATTCCATTTTCGATCTTTTGAATTTGGTATAAAGTGGGTTTTGATCTTTTTATCTATTCTCCACGTCTGAGTGAACAGGCTATTCTACTACaacatataatcaaataagtaAAAGATCAAAAGTCTATTGATGCCACAATTTTTCGTTTATTTCCAAGCCATAATTAAGTGGAATGCAACCTTTATTCGTATTTTTCATGGATTAGTGTGTTACAAAAACTCATTGATAACGTCTCGTATTTACTGTATATTTCTTCTATCATGTGTTTCATAGTGCATTGATCGAATGTCACATGGATGCTGGTCGACATACTGAAGCTGCTGCTATTGCTGCCGTTGCTCATAGTTTGATTAGACAACACGTTCCTGATTATTATAAACAATTGTTTGGACTAATGGTGCGTATGCTTCCTCA is a window of Tubulanus polymorphus chromosome 2, tnTubPoly1.2, whole genome shotgun sequence DNA encoding:
- the LOC141899297 gene encoding palmitoyltransferase ZDHHC16-like isoform X2, translating into MARMPIFRCTIGRHFDYICFRLTRKLAILKLTMHSLCFNSFTSTEVAVDVAMEPMYWCVDNFTKYLGPLFVLLVVCLTASVVVIFYMCLLPQKYYHSIGWTIYHLVFGHWLLVNLVFNYLMAVFTNPGSPSEMIPETVSVCKKCISPKPPRTHHCSICKKCVLKMDHHCPWLNNCVGHYNHRYFFMFCIYMWLGCLYISISAYDLFKEHFYGSQELRYPGYFYVLNLALGGVTAMPSELGSKSSSLYHLSIVYEFMLCSGVTVALGLLVLWHARLISRGETSIEVHINKSDAGRMKKIGLVHRNPYNFGFIKNWKMFLGLSNGRSFWRHILLPSTHKPMGDGLTWESTTYKLDSLGILLL
- the LOC141899297 gene encoding palmitoyltransferase ZDHHC16-like isoform X1, with translation MNDPLLFQSICLVMARMPIFRCTIGRHFDYICFRLTRKLAILKLTMHSLCFNSFTSTEVAVDVAMEPMYWCVDNFTKYLGPLFVLLVVCLTASVVVIFYMCLLPQKYYHSIGWTIYHLVFGHWLLVNLVFNYLMAVFTNPGSPSEMIPETVSVCKKCISPKPPRTHHCSICKKCVLKMDHHCPWLNNCVGHYNHRYFFMFCIYMWLGCLYISISAYDLFKEHFYGSQELRYPGYFYVLNLALGGVTAMPSELGSKSSSLYHLSIVYEFMLCSGVTVALGLLVLWHARLISRGETSIEVHINKSDAGRMKKIGLVHRNPYNFGFIKNWKMFLGLSNGRSFWRHILLPSTHKPMGDGLTWESTTYKLDSLGILLL
- the LOC141900078 gene encoding phospholipid phosphatase 5-like, which gives rise to MSHILCRGGDSNRNNPIYSEIIIRFCLLFVFIATEFLEPVKRVIQPEEWWLYRNPTTPSYVSAFHLWILVCSIPSIVIVCWTLKSRNLNDCFQACLAASLGLLLNGIITNCIKLIAGRPRPDFFYRCFPDGVLKKSSNGLYLFNEICTGSRRMLNEGRKSFPSGHSSFAFATFGFVTLFLAGKLRIFHREGRRNSLRLIAVILPLLIATIIALSRTIDYHHHWQDVMVGSILGSVIMYLSYHHYYPTAFHSHCETPHCQPTRKKCDSDQQIV
- the LOC141899977 gene encoding complement component 1 Q subcomponent-binding protein, mitochondrial-like; the encoded protein is MSLMSTSHTVLRSILRVIPRSNKCVVKSFSCYSSVPAALSIPAQQQHAVRPGHRLAAPLLGHSCLSTSTKLLPCGCCGIHNSGRQQKSNSSGESTILEFLDKEIKYEVQKQKSWSDKVGDFKVETNGAEIIFSKKSSSGEEILVTVNVNNAVDAAPSFGKDSNDHQENNDEIEDMACQPSFVVDMKKDGKTLSLTCSFTDDSMPQDNGEFSASVDSYADLITIDEVCIHDGEWKDKNYHVSTAIMDEQLYDNLIRRLEDQGIDDQFINNMVEHCTAYEHSLYLKFLKDLQSYIKL